TTacaccatcaacaacaataatTACACGATGGGTACTATTTGACAAATGTAATCCTATCCATAATAGAAAACTTAGTTCAAGCCTAAGGTTAGACATAACATGCATCATAGAAAGTACTTTAAAGCACAaaaaataacaatgagaaagaatATTGAAGTTAAGTTCACCATCCCATTAGTCCAATATAAACAAAAATAATTCATCTCACAAACATAATTTTATATAATGTGGTTATTGAAAAAATCCGATGTGATCCAGAATGGACGAGTAACACAAATTAAGATTTGAGACTTGGTATAGTATCATTATTTAGATTTAGTGCATATATGCCGCTTTAAGAATTTAAAACCAGGGCACAAGCTAAGATAAGAACCGACTGTGTAACTTTAAGACAAACCAGGACCTTGGAAGTTTAGTTTAATTATTGTTAACTTAGttgatattttgttttatttagtTTAGTTAATGAAATTTATATTATATTCTTATGCTATATTTAAAGTAATAAAAGGAACTTAATTACAACTGACCATTACATTTAATTATACCTTACTTAAAATTAACTTTTACTTTCAAGTATTACTAGTTAATTTTCAtattcatctttttcttcttcaccatcatcattatcCAGGTTAATAGAAAATTCGTTTGCTTGTCCAATGAGTCGTATTATCATACCAAATAAGTCTGTTAGAGTTATAGTTGTGATTGATTCATTTTTGAAATGTTAAGTAATAGAGTCTTCTTATGTGTGTGTCACTGTTAAGTTTGGTAACCTCAATTTGGTTTATTTTTAATCGTGAAATTACTTCAATACGAGTGTGATGATTAAAAAAATTTGTTTCTTTTCTGGTTCTCCATGTACTCGTACATATTAAATTCATTCATTAAAGATGAATTTCCAGAAGAGATTTCATTTttcattgtttttgcttttctttgACCTGGAAAATGGTGTTTTCTTTTGGGACCTTGGACATTAAGATTGTAATTTAAACTTGATAATGGAGTAATCGGTTCGCCAGTAGGTGGTTGAGATGATGAGATTAGTTCTTTTGAAGCAAATGTACAGGTGGCGGAGATGGTTGAGAAATATGTGTAGTTTAATATGTGATTGAGTTGATGGTGTAAAATCATCCAACAAATTAGGATTAAATTTGTTCGGCACCTTAAAGATATGAAAAATCCTTTGAAAGCAAAAATTTTCTGACATTATTTCTTTGCCACTTCTCTTGATTTCTTCATTGCACAAATTTGAAATACTATTTTTTTTAAAGATCACAATAAAGGTTAATAAATTCAATTTTCAAATTCTAAAGGATTGTTCTTATCGTATTTACTTTGGTTTCATCATGTTTTTTTTATTCGATTGCGTTATATGATTGGAGTTACATATATATATGTTCACTTATGTGTTTACTACATTAACACGATTCAACAACTCTTATGCATCACGACCATTTTATTACTGGTATCTATGTAATATTTATCATGTATGTTTTACCAAAacttaagattttttttattgtacGCACCATTTATAGGATTCAATGACAATACACTCTTCCCCACAGTAAACCTTAATTAGGATTACAAACTTTGGAGATAACTTGAGAGTTGGATGACGTAGCCTTATTTAAGGGGATGAGAAGTGTCCCAGTTCACTCACATCTAGTGAGAAGAATTGATTAGCAGAAAATCTAATCTTTTTGTCAGATTTCTGTGTAATTATCTGTGAAAGTGGTATAGTGAAAGCGTGAGTTTGAAATGAGGTTAGTGTATGAATACATACGAGGATTCATATATTAACCATCTGATTAAATAACAGTCCAGCTAGACAAACTTGACCACTCGGTTATGTTAGGACGATTTCAATGGCCGGTAGCTAATCCACACATATTCCATACCAGGTGGCTTGGAAAACTGGCCGCACCACTATGGTAATATTGTTAAGAGATGGAGTCTCTACCAATCGGTAGAGGCTACACCGTCAGGGATCGAGACTCGACACCAATGGTTTGGTCTACATCGCTGGTGGTTTAGGCTACCTCGCTCTTTCCATTTCCAACGACTATTTCTCTATCAATATAAATATGTGAATTTCAAGCACACATTTTACACCAAAATCTCTACACATTTTTTTGTCTTCTACATCTTCTTATCTCAAAAGATTCGAATGACAGAATCTAAAACCCAACTTGATTTCGCAACCCAACTTGAATTTTCTGGAGTAGTGCTTGAAGCCGCTGTTAGCAAGGTATGTGACAGTTATACAGAAATAggtaaaaaaaacaaataagttTACAAaatttggatattaaccaaatcaaatCTGCAGTTAAGAAAAGGCAAAGGATTTTAAGGTaagaaaaatcaatgcaaagagaATTTGAAAGTTAACTAAAGTAGTAGTCACAGAAACAAAGGAAATTGTTTTTATGAGCGCATTTATTGGAAGTTATTTTTAATGTCTTTATTTTAAGTTATGATCGTTTACTTTATATCTTGTTATGAAAGGCACATTAAAGTATTTGAAAATTAGAGCTATAAGAAGTAACTTGGAATTTGTAGAGTGAACTGATAAAATGAAAACTGAAGTGAAaatgtgagttgaaatgaaattagAATTGAGTATTTATAGGGTAACAGATTTATGGTTGTTGGATCAAATATACTGCGTGATGTAGTCTTCACAACCGGAGACGCAGACTTGGCCGTTCAGTCTAGTATCAACCGAACTGTGACCGGCCAAGTATCAACCGTGCGGCCGAGACTCCACCGCTCGGTAGACTACGCTTTGCATGGCTAAGTAGTAAATTTACCATTAGCCGGTCAGGTTGCGGATTTACCAACTTCATAGTGATTGCAAAACTGACAAGCTAAGCAGTTTGCTATGCGGATAGGAACCAACCTTACCTCGACGAATTCACCCTTGGGTATCAATGTCCAACAACTTCATAGCAGGTGCCACAGTCCGACTACCGCTCCCATATGACCTGTTTTAAAGCCATCACTGTTTCAGAAATAAATTACAGAATACGGAGGAGGCAGTGATAATTGAAAATTGGACCCTAATCTAAGCTAAGTTGTTAGCCGCTAACAATGTCAAACACTACATTGGAAGGGGCACCTAAGTACTGTAGACCAAGGTGGAAGCATCTTTTCGTTTCTCTGGCCAAATGTAAAACTGGCGGACAAGCATGAAAAGAGCAAACCTATAGCTATACTATAACATAAGTGCCTGATGATCacgatcatcatcttcctcgtcaTCACCCAAACATATTCATCGTATTTGCGCCGGATCACCTAAATTACGATACTccataaaaaggaagaaaaaaggaaatcaaaattCTAAAACTGGTGGGTCTTGTGGGTCCTAACATGTTAAAAACATATGTAGCAAATATAGGGCACATTGGTGGGTCCGCCTACCGGTCCACATAAGTTTCTATTGGTAAGAAGATTTAAAAAAAACAAGCGTGTGTGGACCCCACTGATTATGAGCAGTGAAAGAAATTTTATTGCTTTCGTTTCAGACTCTCACATGACAAAAGTAaaggagcaaaaaaaaaaaaaaaaaaccgaaaaaaaaaaaaaccgaaaaaAAAGCAAAAGTTGTGTagtagtagtagaagaagaaaagaaaagaaaagaaaagaaaagaaaagaaagaaaccaCTCTCTCAGACTTGCACAGTTGATAGTCAGTCTCAGTCTTAGGCAGCAGCATATACTGTGCTTTGCTTTCTCTCTCTCTATACCTTTATTTTCTTTTGGCTAAGAGAGGAGAAAGAGTGCTAGAATAACCAGAGCTTTGAACaacaaaccctaataattcttgCATTTTAGTTCTTGAAGAAAGCAAGCAATGGAACTCTGATGAAGATTTTAATACCCAATTTGTAAGTTTCTGTGCTATTTCCATTCTGGGTTTCATTTGTTTTGggatttttttgtaattttttttttggcgttGCTATAGTTAGGCCACTAATGAAGTTCTGGTCTGGATTCTGTTGGAAATGTGTTTCAGTCTAAAAAGTTTATTGATGAAGGAATTtggcatttttttttctcttcagtgTGAATATAAGGGTTTTGGGTTTTCTTCCTTTGTTCTTTTATGGGGTTTGTttcttttttaaatattttttttttctgtttttttgttctttacttgataagtaattaaGGTATTAATCTACTAAGTACTTggtttcgattattgatttggtgCTGATGATGTTCTATATGTATTAGATAGATAATTAAGGTTTTCTTGGACCTCAATTGTTCATCATTCTGGTTTATCTCACATAAAATTTGCTGTTTTTGCAGGGTTTGGTGAGTGACTACATTTGAACATTAAGAAGATTGGAGCGCATTGATAAGCTGATTTTGGAGCTGAGCTACTTCTAAAGAAACCCTAGATAAAGAGTGAGAGAGAGGGGAAAGAAAGGCTTTGTTAAAAGTACTTATAGGCTGAATCTAACCCCCCTTTTTTGAATCATCGAAACTAAGAGAAATTTGTGTAATGATAGATGATTGATTGCTGCCAATGAATCCAATTCCTGAGCCGAAGTTGCTTCCCACCCAGATGCCTGTAGCTGGTCAAGAATCGAATAATTTGCTTCTCAAAGTTGGAATAGAGCAAAACTTACTAACAAGTGCAAGACAGTCGAAAAGTTCAGATTCACCGGCCCTTGTCAAATCATGGAAAGGGAAAGACTCTTTCCAAGAATTGGAGGAAGGTTTTCCTGTTGATGTGATCTTTAAGGGCATTGAGGATTCAAATGAAGGAGGACCTAGCTCCTTTTCTGGTGCTAGTCATCCCCCTGAGCCAGTAGACATAGATTTGATGCGGCCAGTCTATGTTGCAATTGGTAAAACCAAATCCGACCCAGGGTCCTTAGTCAGAAGTATGTCACTGAAGGGACCTTTTGTTGATGATCTTTCAATTCGGCCTCCGGGTGCTAAAGCTCAACCTAACAAAGCTGTTCTTTCACCTAAAAAAAGCATAAATGAAGAACCAAATGACATAGGTGTAATATCTTCTCCATTTACTGTTTCGCGTGCATCACAAACTACAGACAACGGAATTCTGCCACATGACTCTGATGAGAGGGAGTGCGTTTGGGATGCCTCTTTGCCTCCTAGTGGTAATGTAAGCCCACACAGTAGCATTGATAGTACGGGGGTTGTCACTGCTATGAGCATTGTTAATAGTCGAACCAGTACTTATCGAAGCGATGGAGTTACTAGCGATGGAATGACGAGTATTGACAGAAATTGGGAGAGTGCCAAAGGGAGTGCAAGAGGTGACTCACTTGAGAGTGAGAAAACTAGTGTTAGTCGGGCAAGTGATAGCAGTGGTCTTAGTGATGATAGCAATTGGAGTAATAATACAGGGAGTGCCAATAAACCTCACAAAGGAAATGATCCCCGATGGAAGGctatcttagccgtccgatcacGAGATGGAATGTTGGGAATGAGTCATTTTAGATTGCTCAAACGGCTTGGTTGTGGAGATATTGGTAGTGTATATCTTTCTGAACTGAGCGGGACTAGATGTTATTTCGCTATGAAGGTTATGGACAAAGCATCCCTAGCAAGCAGGAAAAAGTTAACGAGAGCTCAGACAGAAAGAGAAATCCTGCAACTGTTGGACCATCCGTTCTTGCCAACCTTGTACACACATTTTGAGACGGATAGATTCTCATGCTTGGTCATGGAGTTCTGCCCAGGTGGAGATTTGCACACTCTGAGGCAACGGCAGCCTGGGAAGCACTTCTCCGAGTATGCAGCAAGGTATGGCTTGtgaattttttcttttaaattattGAGAATAGTTTTAAATTATCAAAAAAGGCAATTGTTTTAAGAGTGGGAACAATAGCCATCTCTACAAAAGGGATCCACCAAAATGGTGACTTCTGAATCTTCTATTTACACAACCAAGCGCTGCATGTAAATTGGAATTCCGGAACAATATTTATTCCTCCTGCCATACTTAATTTACTAAATTCACTATTATCAATTGTGACCATATTCCAGAGAGGTTCTTGTTTACCTTTATCCCTATAATTGGTTCCCTTTAACTTCATCATTCCAgtgttttagaaaatgaaaataacTGCTGGAGAGAAGAAATTTTCTGTCATTGGAGAACCGGAGAATGACAATAGATTCTTATCGAAATATGCATCATACCTACAGAGATATATTGTACTTCCTAACTGCATGACTTCTAGTGGTGTCTTACATCTTAGTTCTGCACGACTTTCAACCTTGGTTAGAGGAATGACATTTACTTCTTTTCATCTGAGCAGGTTTTATGCCGCAGAGGTGCTTCTGGCTCTTGAATATCTCCATATGCTCGGAGTTGTTTACAGAGACTTAAAACCAGAAAATGTTCTTGTGCGGGATGATGGTCACATTATGCTCTCAGACTTTGATCTCTCCCTTAGATGTGCAGTCTCACCAACCTTAATTAGAACGTCATACGACTCGGACCCATCCAAACGAGGAACCAGCGGTGCGTTTTGTGTTCAACCTGCCTGCATTGAACCCTCATCTGCCTGTATCCAGCCAGCATGTTTCCTCCCACGtatttttcctaaaaaaaataaGACAAAAACTCGAAAGCCCAGAATGGATCACGGGCAGCCAACTTCCACCCTACCAGAGCTTCTCGCAGAACCAACAGCTGCTCGGTCAATGTCTTTCGTTGGCACACACGAATACCTTGCCCCCGAAATCATCAAGGGAGAAGGGCATGGGAGTGCGGTAGACTGGTGGACTTTCGGTATCTTTCTGCATGAGCTCCTCTATGGAAAGACCCCATTCAAGGGCTCTGGCAACAGGGCAACGCTTTTCAATGTTGTGGGGCAGCAGCTGAGATTTCCTGATTCACCAGCGACGAGCTACGCTGGTAGAGATTTGATTCGTGGGCTTCTAGTAAAGGAGCCTCAGCATCGGTTAGGTGTAAAGAGGGGAGCAACAGAAATAAAGCAACACCCTTTCTTTGAAGGTGTGAATTGGGCACTGATAAGGTGCAGCACTCCACCGGAAGTTCCCAGGTCAGTTGAGACTGAGTTTTCGGGGAAGTTTGGGGCTGTTGACCCGGTTGGTGTTGGGAGTAATAGTAAGAGAATGGTAGGAACTGACATGAAATCTGGGGGTAAATATCTGGATTTCGAGTTCTTTTGAGTTATTATTGATCACGAGATTCTTCTCTTAATATAATGTTGTTGAGTTAGTATGAGTGGATAAAATTTCATCTTAGTAGAGGTTGTTCGTGTTCTCCTGTTTATTGTCCTCCCATGCACTTGATAGTCTCTACTTCACCAAAGGACGTTTCTTTATAATCGTGGAACTCTTCTGATATTGGCACAGACAACTGCAGtcatattaatataaatatcgaATTCACTGCGCCTGTATCTCTAGTGCATTAGCTAGACATATACTGGATGAACTCGTCGATTCTTAAGCTGTAACTGTAATCCATACAAGTTCAGAAAATAAGTGAGTTATACATGTCAGCATACATGTTTAGCTTTCCTTTGAGACAGGGTGACCCAATCTCCCCCTATTTGTTTTTGAGAGGAATTTTGCTCTAGCACTGCTAGTTCAATTTTGATCTAGCGGCACCAATGCCTACCATTTGGCATCTTGTGATGTCAGCAAACCGCTCTTTGAACCATAGTTGGgcatctttttttcttctttgtagtATAATCATAGCCGTGATTTTAACTCCCATTTCCATCACCACTGTTAGGTTTCAGAACCACAGAACCCATTCATTCTATATCCACATTGCCATCACCACTGTTAATGGAAGAGCTATCCCAGATTATGCCAAACCTGCGAAACATAAGTTGGCAGCAAACAAGAAGTTTATGCTGGATCGAGCTAGTCAGCAATCACTGCCTGATGGCAGGATCCTGATTAAATGATGCCAGACTGATGGTACAGTTACTAATCAAAAACTAGTGTCAAGAGCAAGAGAGATTCTTAAACGTCAAGGGTTTCCCAACAACCACACATTTCACGAATTACTTCGAACTCACTTAGACGAAGCAATGACCAAATCTTCCATTACGGGCATCAGGAAGAGCAAAATATATATTGCCAACGTTCTATATTCACAAACTACTAGGTAATCATTTTTGTTAGTATATCTTGATACTGTCATTATATGTGCAGATTATGGAAGGACAACAATTCTCTGTATATCTACTTTTTTTTTCATACGAAATGCTAAGCATCAACTGTAAGCGCGACAAATTTTCATTTAACAGCTGAAATCAAAGGTTTGTTATCCATTAAAATGAAAGCCTTGTTCCTTTGCACACCACACCAAATAACTAAGAATGCCAATCAAAAGCAAATTAACACACGCAAACGCAAACACTCgcaagcttatatatatatatatatatctgataTCCATGATTTCAATAAATGAATGGAGCATCGGCATGCTCATCAGAACGGTAGAGTCCGGAGCGCTGAGTAAACTGCCTCTCATAATCTTATCATCCACTCTGTGTAGACTAAAAAAAGTTAAAGCTAAATGGAATAAAAATGTTGTTTTCCTGATTTGGGAAAGTAAAAGCATACCCAGCTACGGTTAACAAAATGGTTTGCTGACATCATAAGATGGTAGGCACCAATGCTGCTAGATCAATTATGATCTAGCAGTGCTGGAGCAAAATCTTTCCTTTTTTGACGCTCTGTCCAGAACGATAAAACAACCTGAAAACATTGGATTGATCAAAGGAATTAAAATTGTACACAAAGTTCTCTTTATAAGCCATTTATTATTCGTTGACGACTGTCTATTGTTCTGTAAAGCAGGTAAAAAACCTTGTCACAATCTAGTAAAGATGTTCAAAGATTTTGGTTTGGCATCGGGTCAGTTAATCAATCTTGAAAAATCTGGAGTCTTTTTTAGTACGAAAACTGAGAGCAATATTAGATATAAAGTCAAGGAAATTTTAAGAGTCAAGGCCATTCCCCCTAAATGACAAATACCTAGAGGTTCGACTCTGTTCTAACAGATCAAAAATTACTTACTTCGAACCATTAGTGGAAAAGATGAAAAATAGGATGCTTAATTATAGAGGGACTATTATAAACATGGTAGGAAAACTGTAATGGTTAAAAATGTTACAGCCTCTCTTTATGTATACCAAATGAACTATTTCAAGATCCCAGTTAAAATTTGTAAGGATATAGCAAAAATTCAGAGGGACTCAATGAGAATGGTAAGAAAGGAGTATGTTTTAAAAGCTGGAAATCAATATGCAAGTCACTTGAAGAAGGAGGATTCGGATTTAAAGATGTTCAAAAATTCAACTTTGCTATGATAGCTAAAATGGGGTggaggctaaaggagaatcctgatTCACTATGCGCTTTCATTCTCAAAGCTAAGTACTACCCAAATACTGATATCTTGCACATTGGTGATACTCCAAATAGAACTGATAGTTGTACATGCTTACAGGTatataacaattaaaaaaattctgTTTTTGGGAAGTTGGAAATGGAGCTAGTACAGAAATATGGAATGATCTCTGGATTTCTGATACGTTATCTCCGACGGACAGACTTCAAACAAATAATGAAGGCCTACAAAAGGTAAATGATCTCATTACAACTAACAATAATACATGGGATTTAGGAAAACTGGCTAAGATACTTTGATGAACAAACCATTAAGAAAGTAAAGAAGAATTTAATTAACTGATGTTAATCATGAAGATACACCGCATTGGGCTCTAAATATAACAGGTAAATTCTCGGTGAAATCTCTTTATAATCAAATCAACACAAATGGAAATGCATATAAAAATGGAATCTTATTTGGAAGATGGATACTACTCCTGTTGtgaaaatcttcatctggaaggCTGCCCATACTATACTGCCAAATAGTATGCGAATGACAACCATTTTGCCAGAAACAAACACTAAATGTAATTTGTGCAATGAAGAGAAAGAAACCTCAACCCATCTTTTTCTAGATTGTACTTTTGCTATACAAGTGTGGATGCATTTCAATTTTGATATGCAATTCATAAAAAATGGGACAACAACTTTCATGATTGGTTATATAGCTGTTTTCAGAACACCAACAGAGGTGTCTATGGCATAAACTGGCAAGTTTTATGTAGTGTTATCATATGGCAAATCTGGAAGGCCAGATGCAACAAACATTCAAAAAAGAAACTCaaaatagtgaaacaacaacaaacaacatAATTAAGTTCATAAATAGTTACAAGATAGTTCATAGGTCTAATTATGATATTATGCAACTTCTGTACTATAATCCTCTAATTAGGGAAGCTAGAGGACTTCACGCAGACTGCACAACTAGAGAACAACTAGAGAGAGCTGgagctgttagagcactgctcggtcgaactctcaagcgttgctatctcaagcttgtctgtcaagtttagttgccaaaactataagtcttgatttctagtctacttatagctaagtctcagattaggatagaatgtgtagttgagctttagactccacgacgttcatcgattgaagacgaaaaactactaaggggagcttgtggaacttcatcaacaaaaggtatgtggagacttgaactcatatatcactcaaaagtctatttctattgtatctcctatttgagacaaaagtcgtatagctatatagacttcaattatacacatttgatatttccagCTGGGTTCCCTAATAATACTAATAATCCTATTGAGAAGAGTTTGTGGGCAGgcattttgaaaagcaatgatgaAGTGCGGCGGAATACTACCTTGCAAGTGAATTCTAGTCCTAGAGTACTTTTCTGGAAGGACTCATGGATGAATGGGCAAGATTTGAAGTCTTTATTTCCTTCTTTATTCAAGTTAAGTAGACTGCACGATGCAACTATACAGGATTGTTTAAGCTATGATGGTGCAAGTTGGAATTTGGCTTTCTGTAGACAATTGAAAGATAGAGAAGTGGAAGATGCTTCTCATCTTATTAATCTTATTTCAAATTTCAACATTGGCATGGGTGGTGACAGTAGAGTGTGGCAGCAGGGAAGAAAGCCTTTTTCTGTCTCAGAGTGTTAAAAAGCTTTAGAGGTGGATGGCTTGATCTTATTTCCTTACAAGTGCCTATGGAATCCAAAAATTCCACAAAAGGTAATCTTTTTTGTGTAGACTTTATGTTACAATGCTGCTCCCACTCTGGATACTTACAAGAACTCTATTCTTATTAATGGTTGTTTACTTTGTAAGAAAGCTGGTGAATCAAATCACCATATCTTTCTACATTGTGAAATCACCAGAgagattttgttgtttttcctaaaGAGTTATAATCTCAGCTGGGTTTGTCAGGAAACAGTGAGACAAACAATTTGGGAATGGAACAGAAAAAAAGGCTCTTGCAATAATATCAGAAACAAAATTTGGGATATCATCCCTTTTGCAATCTTGTGGGCTATGTGGACAGAGAGGAAAGAAATATTTTTTAACCGGAAATATAAATCTTTGGAGGAGATCAAGAACAGTGTTAAGATGTTTATTTATAACTGGTGCTCGGGAACAAAGATTTTTCAAGGAGTGTCAATTGAGATGGTTTTGTACAATTGGGAGGCTGTtatgaactagtttcatttgggttttgcttagcttttcttttctttatgagTGTTTCCTAGTACTTCTATTCGTACTTTATATTGGTTCGGCTCAGTTTTTTACCTCCTTGGTAATCAACTGTTTCCTTTCAATAAATTTTGCCATTTTTGAGTCAAAAAAGAAAtaatatttcaagctgagtttaactcgcttacatattctcgaaatatgtgttggtaagctttcgctttaaccaagttcatcttatattcttgacgaaatcaaaatatgatcatgtgaaaatcgcctggtaacatcttacctgatttgtgtgagatagtcatttgatgtagaatcggaaagtttcgtattgatcattcgatcacttgaaaatttctttgaagttaatagtttgtgcgagacagttattgttgtcttctaagaattttttaatgattgaaataggattttaaaacaattaaccattaattggatataacacagtatgcgtacttgtatgctaactgctgcaagttattccaagtacgggaaccataatatgcatacccgtatgcgtactggtttgttagttgaagtccgtgaacttagtatgcatacacgtatgcgtagcggcgtaagttcaagtccgggaattcaaccgaGTTTCgtggtgtacgacagtatgcgtacccgttcgcatactggcgaacctagaccaagtctggctacttaggtatACGTATCTGTTTGaaaacttgagtgggttatgttctaaaatcggtttgttcatgaactaatacatttataaaataaggaatgcaatattttgcaaaccgtggctataatgttcatgaattgattcgagtgaatcaagatcgattttgcttcaattgggtcttgtatacttctacgagaatataaacaattgaaccactctataactagtttcatttgagtcatttaaattagttgtgttaagatgaacaaggttgatataaaagtgttcatatggctaatcggttaactattattgagccaacaaggtgtacacgtttaggtacggttacagatatctaaatgaagtcacttttcatttgtgcataacaagctaagttcgatctaacggtttaaatatattatcttgagtctaatcaggttttcatctaacggtgaatattgaatactttgttagcaaggtaacattgattgcaaaccctgatttgaagactatataagggagaactctagcaaccgggaaacctaatccccacacctcatgtgtgatactagttgcgactagagtcgattctcctttaacctaggtttttcctataaccattgtaggttaacgacttaaagacttcattgggattgtaaagccagacccaactattttctctgtagttgcgtgttctgatcttactttattctatcgtattgagtactatcttctctaatatttgatcgatatttaatctccgataggcaagataaaaagttgtcacaaacatcttcgtctcatcgtttgtgattccacaatatcttgtttcgctaccatacgattaatattattgtgaggtgattg
The nucleotide sequence above comes from Papaver somniferum cultivar HN1 chromosome 8, ASM357369v1, whole genome shotgun sequence. Encoded proteins:
- the LOC113302535 gene encoding serine/threonine-protein kinase D6PKL2-like, encoding MNPIPEPKLLPTQMPVAGQESNNLLLKVGIEQNLLTSARQSKSSDSPALVKSWKGKDSFQELEEGFPVDVIFKGIEDSNEGGPSSFSGASHPPEPVDIDLMRPVYVAIGKTKSDPGSLVRSMSLKGPFVDDLSIRPPGAKAQPNKAVLSPKKSINEEPNDIGVISSPFTVSRASQTTDNGILPHDSDERECVWDASLPPSGNVSPHSSIDSTGVVTAMSIVNSRTSTYRSDGVTSDGMTSIDRNWESAKGSARGDSLESEKTSVSRASDSSGLSDDSNWSNNTGSANKPHKGNDPRWKAILAVRSRDGMLGMSHFRLLKRLGCGDIGSVYLSELSGTRCYFAMKVMDKASLASRKKLTRAQTEREILQLLDHPFLPTLYTHFETDRFSCLVMEFCPGGDLHTLRQRQPGKHFSEYAARFYAAEVLLALEYLHMLGVVYRDLKPENVLVRDDGHIMLSDFDLSLRCAVSPTLIRTSYDSDPSKRGTSGAFCVQPACIEPSSACIQPACFLPRIFPKKNKTKTRKPRMDHGQPTSTLPELLAEPTAARSMSFVGTHEYLAPEIIKGEGHGSAVDWWTFGIFLHELLYGKTPFKGSGNRATLFNVVGQQLRFPDSPATSYAGRDLIRGLLVKEPQHRLGVKRGATEIKQHPFFEGVNWALIRCSTPPEVPRSVETEFSGKFGAVDPVGVGSNSKRMVGTDMKSGGKYLDFEFF